Proteins co-encoded in one Arachis hypogaea cultivar Tifrunner chromosome 11, arahy.Tifrunner.gnm2.J5K5, whole genome shotgun sequence genomic window:
- the LOC112723215 gene encoding pathogenesis-related protein 2-like, with product MAVFTFEDEITSTVPPAKLYNAMKDADSLTPKIIDDVKSVEIVEGNGGPGTIKKLTIVEDGETKFILHKVEAIDEANYAYNYSVVGGVALPPTAEKITFETKLVEGPNGGSIGKLSVKFHSKGDAKPEEEDMKKGKAKGEALFKAIEGYVLANPAQY from the exons ATGGCCGTCTTCACATTCGAGGATGAAATCACTTCCACCGTGCCCCCCGCCAAGCTTTACAATGCTATGAAGGATGCCGACTCCCTCACCCCTAAGATTATTGATGACGTCAAGAGTGTTGAAATCGTTGAGGGAAACGGTGGTCCTGGAACCATCAAGAAACTCACCATTGTCGAGG ATGGAGAAACCAAGTTTATCTTACACAAAGTGGAGGCAATAGATGAGGCTAACTATGCATACAACTACAGCGTGGTTGGAGGAGTGGCTCTGCCTCCCACGGCGGAGAAGATAACATTTGAGACAAAGCTGGTTGAAGGACCCAACGGGGGATCCATAGGGAAGCTGAGTGTGAAGTTCCACTCGAAAGGAGATGCAAAGCCAGAGGAGGAAGACATGAAGAAGGGTAAGGCCAAGGGCGAAGCTCTCTTCAAGGCTATTGAGGGTTACGTTTTGGCCAACCCTGCTCAATATTAG
- the LOC112723216 gene encoding pathogenesis-related protein 2 yields MAVFTFEDEITSPLPPAKLYNAMKDADSLTPKIIDDVKSVEIVEGNGGPGTIKKLTIVEDGETKFILHKVEAIDEANYAYNYSVVGGVALPPTAEKITFETKLVEGPNGGSIGKLSVKFHSKGDAKPEEEDMKKGKAKGEALFKAIEGYVLANPTQY; encoded by the exons ATGGCCGTCTTCACTTTCGAGGATGAAATCACCTCCCCCCTGCCCCCCGCCAAGCTTTACAATGCCATGAAGGATGCCGACTCCCTCACCCCTAAGATTATTGATGACGTCAAGAGTGTTGAAATCGTTGAGGGAAACGGTGGTCCTGGAACCATCAAGAAACTCACCATTGTCGAGG ATGGAGAAACCAAGTTTATCTTGCACAAGGTGGAGGCAATAGATGAGGCTAACTATGCATACAACTACAGCGTTGTTGGAGGAGTGGCGCTGCCTCCCACGGCGGAGAAGATAACATTTGAGACAAAGCTGGTTGAAGGACCCAACGGAGGATCCATCGGGAAGCTGAGTGTGAAGTTCCACTCGAAAGGAGATGCAAAGCCAGAGGAGGAAGACATGAAGAAGGGTAAGGCCAAGGGTGAAGCTCTCTTCAAGGCTATTGAGGGTTACGTCTTGGCCAACCCTACTCAATATTAG